In Porites lutea chromosome 1, jaPorLute2.1, whole genome shotgun sequence, a single genomic region encodes these proteins:
- the LOC140922640 gene encoding QRFP-like peptide receptor: MEQVLKCVAYSIILFCSLVGNVLVICVVLLNRHMRTVTNYLIVNMAVADLLNTAFNMPITISVISGSQIEWSESVAAEILCKFIPFSQSLSIASSVFSLTAIAVDRFLAVMYPLKHYISFHAAYVLIVVVWIVGIAVNSPFLYAQKIIVSEEDGVRISYCEEIWTPVFGENAAKDFTIVLFVLLYAVPLLTMSVLYSFVVYKLWVRKELGNQTTENQLRAEKSRKKVLKMLIVVVTLFALCWLPIYIIQFIRFFGFERFPCGPPPVFAFLAYFLGHTNSVLNPAIYVIFSSNFRKGFRDVLLCRFRRSNSPTNLARYEWYRLRRR, translated from the coding sequence ATGGAGCAAGTTCTCAAGTGTGTTGCCTACTCAATCATATTGTTCTGTTCTCTCGTTGGAAATGTGCTTGTTATTTGCGTGGTTCTTCTAAACAGGCATATGCGAACTGTTACAAATTACCTTATAGTCAATATGGCCGTAGCAGACCTACTCAACACGGCATTCAACATGCCTATAACCATTTCAGTGATCTCGGGCAGCCAAATCGAATGGTCTGAAAGCGTCGCTGCAGAAATTTTATGCAAGTTCATCCCCTTTAGCCAGTCTCTCTCCATTGCAAGCTCGGTGTTCAGCTTGACAGCGATAGCTGTTGACCGTTTTCTAGCGGTTATGTATCCTTTAAAACACTACATCAGTTTCCATGCAGCCTATGTCCTCATTGTGGTCGTCTGGATTGTAGGGATTGCTGTCAACTCTCCGTTTCTGTACGCACAAAAAATTATCGTGTCAGAAGAAGACGGGGTCAGAATTTCATACTGCGAAGAAATTTGGACCCCAGTTTTCGGAGAAAATGCGGCTAAAGACTTCaccattgttttatttgtatTGCTTTACGCAGTTCCACTTCTGACAATGTCTGTTCTATACAGTTTTGTGGTTTACAAACTTTGGGTTAGAAAAGAGCTTGGGAATCAAACGACCGAGAACCAACTCCGCGCCGAGAAATCCAGAAAGAAAGTTCTCAAGATGCTAATAGTAGTTGTGACTCTGTTTGCTCTGTGCTGGCTCCCAATATATATTATCCAGTTTATTCGGTTTTTTGGGTTCGAGAGGTTTCCCTGTGGACCTCCGcctgtttttgcttttcttgcctacTTCTTGGGTCATACAAACAGCGTTTTAAATCCCGCCATTTACGTGATATTCAGCAGCAATTTTAGAAAGGGTTTTAGGGACGTTCTCCTTTGCCGATTTCGTCGTAGCAATAGTCCAACAAACCTTGCGCGGTACGAATGGTACCGCCTTCGGCGCAGATAA